The DNA segment ACACCAAATGCCTGCGCGAAGGCTTGCGTCATCACTTGCTGCACATGGGACATTCGTGGTGCGGCCCCCAGCAGCTCACGCAGATTGACGACGCGTTCCCGCGCTGACGCAATCGCCTTGTCGGACAATTTTTCCGCCGGGATGCGCAACACCTTCAGCATGCGCTCCACGTCGAATTCGATCAGCAATGTCCCCTGATATAGAATCGAATCACCATCGAAGGCACCGCCAGTCCCGGAAATCTTGCGGCCATCGACCTCGATGTCGTTACGCGGACGAAAGCGCGCGTCGACACCCAAGCTGGATATCCCCTCAGCTGCGGCGGTGCAGATGCGGCTCGCGATCGCCCCCATATCTGCGGTACCGAGTGTGTGCTTGTCCAGATAGAGTTCCCAACCGAGCTGGGTTTCATCGAAATACAACGCACCACCACCGGTAAGGCGGCGTTGTATTTCGATATGCTGCATCTGGCAGTAATCGACCCGCAGTTCTTGCTCCACATTCTGGTGAAACCCCACGAGCGCTGAAGGCGTGAAGCGTAAAAAACGGAGTGTATGAGGCGACGCGCCTTCCTGATGGCAAGTCAACAGCGCCTGATTGATAGCAAAATTTTCTGCGGGCCGACGCAAACCGGTGTCGATCACACGCCAAGCAGAGGATGCTCGGTCGTTCACGTCGAGCAGCACCCGGCTGTCTCAGCACCTGCACTTTGTTCCGTAACAATACGGATACCGTTCAACCCACTGCTCGCCAACTTTGACATACGGCGCCGATCACGTTCCTGCGTGATGATCGCTTCAAGATCGATATCAAGGCCAGAATCGACACCCTCGAGCGCCATCACTTCATCGCCCACCGCGATCGAACAACAAGCCGGCGTGACCTTGACTTGGCGATCCAAGCGAGCTGCAAGCTCAACCGTGCCGTCGGAAGGGTGCGCGATCCCGTTCAAACCGGCCATAACGGCATAAGTGTCGATCTGCAGCTTGGTCATGCCCGGTGGCCGCGCACAACCTAGCAGCAGAGGCGTTTCCGGCAGCGCTTGCCGCGCATCCATGAAGAATCGCCCGACCGCATGTGCGTCTGGCGTGACGAAGGGTCTGCTTTCGGGGGCGTAGAAAGGCATCACCACAACCAGCACGACCGCATCGGGCAGATGGCGGTTAATCATATCGAGCGCGTTCCACTCGCCGAGCAGCCGGCCGTAGTGGAGACCAATCACGATGTGCGGAACCACCTTCATATTGGTCGCCACCAGATGTTCCAGCGTCTGTTCGAAATCATCGACGCTGCGACGCAAGTGGTAAACTTGGGTGATGGTATCCTGCGAGCCGATTACATCCATCATCGCTGCATCGATACCGGCCTGCTCCATGCTCAGAGCGATATCAGCATCGACGAGTGCCGTATGCATCGCGATTTTAAAGTCCGGGAACTCGTCCTTGATGCGGCGGATTGTTCCGTAATAACGGTCATATTCGACCTGATTCTGGTGGTTCGATCCACCAGTGAGCAGCATCCCCTGGGCGCCGTCTTCGATAATTTCGTTGACGACCCGCCACAAATCCTCCGGCGTCCTGGCCGGCAGCATCGGTTCCAGTATCTTGGCCTTGCAATGATCGCATTGCAATTTGCAGTCACCACCGGTGATCGAAATTGCCGGCCAAGCACTCTTACCGCAATCCTTCAGTTCAGATGTCTGAAAAACCTTGAACGTGGGCGTGTAAAAATTGATCCCCTGCGCAGCTCCAGATCCTCTGCGCCCCCAGGATTGCTCCAGCTTGTGGACGAGAGACTCGTCAACAGATACATCCTCTAGGGGTTCAACGTGACGCAAACGATCAAGCCAGTCGGACATGTGCGCACAACCTCTTCATGGGGAGCCGTTAGACGGTTCCAGAATCAGCGCCAACGGTGAGAGTCGACCGGCCGGCCGAGCGGATCACACCGTCGATTGGGTAAAATACCGTGAGCCCCCTCTGACGCATCAGACCATGCGCGAGAGGGGGTTCACTGCCGCATTAGCAGCCGCCGAAACCGTCCCCTTCCATCTTTGCTTCGAAGGCGGCCATGGCATCTGCTCCGGCTTTCAGATCGGCGCTGTCGCCGGCCCAATCAGCCGGCTTAATCTTAACCAGCCAGCCTTCCCCATAGGGATCGTCATTGATCAGTCCAGGCTGAGCAGAAACCGCCTCATTAATCGCGGTGACCTCACCGGCTACCGGCGCCTTGGCTGGCCCCACCCACTTGCCGGATTCAACTGTTGCGCAGGACTTATCCTTCTTGACATCCTTCCCGACCTTCTTAGGGGTATATGAGACTATCTGTCCAGCAAGCGAGCAAGCATAGGAAGTGAGGCCGATGGTCGCCGTACCATCGCTCTCCTGGCGTACCCAGACATTGCTATCGACGTTATACATCAGATCTTCAGGAATATTGCAACCACGCACCGCGCCCATGGAATTCCTCCTAAGTTTCGTATTGGTAAAAGACTCGCCTATCCAGTTGAGTCAAAATCAGTGGTCAGAATGTAATCACATTGTCACAACGCAGTACCAAATCGGCCAGCACGCTAGCTCTGGACACATGATCGACTTCTTCAATCAGATCACTATCCTCGTCGAGTTTATATCCCGGCAAAGCGGGCTGGCAAACGTGTAACACCACACCAGCCCGCTTTGCATCACGGATAAAGTCGATGATTTTCTTGCCGCCTTCCATCGCAGCAAAGGATTCAGCGATACCGCACTGCATTAGGCGGACGCCCTCCATCGTAAAGAAAATATGCACCTCGACATCCATGGAGGCCATGATTGCACCCAGATAGAAGGGCGTTGCGCAACGCTGTGGCGTGGAAGGACCGCTGGTCATCACGATGACGATGGTCTTTTCATCGTTGTCCAGATAATGGTCTTGATCTTCAGCCATCGTCAGCGCACCTTACGTTGGCAGTGTATGTCTTCATCGCGCGCACGACGGCAATAGCCCTCATGCGCCTCATCGCCCGTCAGAAACATCTCCAACGCGGCCTCCGCACCGGCGCTTGCTTCGACTCGCGCAATCCATGCATTGTAGGGGTCACTATTGAGGAGGACTGGATTTTCAAGCACCTCAATATTTCCTTCCAAAATAACGCAATGGATGAAATTGGGTATCGGCCCAGCCCATTTTCCACTCTCGATCGTAGCGACCGGTTTTCCAGGGTCGCGCACAGTGCCTGGGCGCCGAACACGCACATGAAGGATTTTCCCGGCTATGGTCTGGGATATGTCCGTCATACCGACCGTCAACGAGTCATCATGCTCGCGCCGAAGCCAAATCTGATATTCCGAGTCGTAATGAAGCTCAGAGTGAAATTCGCAACCGTTGCACTCCATAAAACGCGCTGCCCGTTTGCTGGACGGATTATGCATAAGCAATCCGCCAAAAGAACGAAACAAGGGCGGAGGAATCCGCCCTTGTCACTCGACGCATGTCAGATCACGCCTTTTTCCTTTAAATATCCAATCGAGTCGCTGATATTCTCATGAATACCCAGCTTGCGCGGCGATAGCCCGAGAGCCAACCCCAGCAACTGCGTGAAATAGAGCACCTTGACGTTAGTCTTGATACCGAATTCAGTCTCTGCACGGATCTGGTGCATTTCAAGACCAGAATGGCAGGTCGGACACTCCGTCGCAATCACTTCCGCACCAGCATCCTCAGCTGCCTGGATGATATTGAGGACCAGCTGCGTCGACGTGTCTGAGTCGGATAGCGTATGCGCACCACCGCAACAGGCGGTCTTCAGCGGAAAATCGACGTTCACGGCACCGGCTGCGCCTAGGAGATCGTCCATGAAATGAGGTTTGTAGCTCGATTCGGAGCCAGCCCCCTGATCCTTTTCCGGAAAAATCTGGCGAGGACGGACATACATACAGCCGTAATAATTCGCGATCTTGATGCCATTCAGGCTCTTGCTGATACGTTGCTTGATGCCTTCCGTACCCAGCTCTTCCATCAACCATTCAAGCAGATGGAGCGTACGAACATCGCCCTTGTAGACCGGATCATCCGACTTGCGCGCAAGATCCTGCACGGTTTGCATCGCCTTCTCGGAAGTTGCAGTTTCGTATTCGGCCTTCTTCAGATTGTGGTAGCAGCCATTGCAAGGCGCCATCACGGCATCAAGCCCCATTTGCTCACTGGCAATCGCCATGTTGCGAGCCGACAAATAGGTCTGCAGCATAGGGTGAATGTTTTTCACCTCCATCGCACCGCAGCAGTTGTAATCCTTGAGATTCTCCATCTCCAAGCCGAGCGCTTTGACCAGCGCACGAGTGGATTTGTCGTAAGGTCCACCGGATCCCTCCAGCGCACAACCGGGGTAATACGCAACCTTACCCATGAGCGGCCTCCTTCTGTTCCTGAACGTACGCCTTCAAGACCTCGCCAGTTCTGCCCCAAGACTTTGTCCGGGGCTTGACGACGAAATTGAGTCCCATTTTGACCATCTGAGCCACCGGCAGGTACTTCATCATCCTCTTGCCGAACACAACCAACCACTCCTGCATCAGCGGCTGATTCATTTTCTTGAAGAAACCCATCATCACGCTCGCATCTTCGATACGTCCCGTATGGTAGATTTCTTCCCAGAAGATCTCGTCAAAATGTGTGGATGGGCTCTTTTCTGTAATGGCCTGCTCTTCCATCCAGTGAGCCAGCGCCTTCATCACCCCTTCAGGGCGAACATCCTTCGGACAAATATTCGTGCACTTATTGCACGAAACACATTGCCAAATAATGTCTTTGTCCTTGAGGATTTCATCCTTCAGACCCAAGCGCGTCAGGTAAATCCAATACCGCGGATTGAACTGAACATTCTGTGCGTACATCGTGCAAGAATTTGTACACGAGCCACACTGCCAGCATCGGTGAACATTTTCACCACCGGCATATTTTTGTATCACCGCTTCAAAATCATCATCGTAATCACGAAGGTATCGCGGGGTGATCATCGTATTCCACGAACCGGAAACGTCGACCCCGTCGACCACGAGTTTTTCTTCGGAAAGAATTCGTTCCGGTT comes from the Acidihalobacter yilgarnensis genome and includes:
- a CDS encoding lipoate--protein ligase family protein; the encoded protein is MLLDVNDRASSAWRVIDTGLRRPAENFAINQALLTCHQEGASPHTLRFLRFTPSALVGFHQNVEQELRVDYCQMQHIEIQRRLTGGGALYFDETQLGWELYLDKHTLGTADMGAIASRICTAAAEGISSLGVDARFRPRNDIEVDGRKISGTGGAFDGDSILYQGTLLIEFDVERMLKVLRIPAEKLSDKAIASARERVVNLRELLGAAPRMSHVQQVMTQAFAQAFGVGFESVADMNEREQEVYAEALIEIDSPDWVYQHNRPVNEAPMLESVYRSNGGLMRACVAVDRARNHLKQVWITGDFFVSPNRLILDLEASLKDTPLNALEHNIHRFFADRPAQMLRLTPTDFINLIHLATTEVSEACTSDSASGEGR
- a CDS encoding radical SAM protein, whose protein sequence is MSDWLDRLRHVEPLEDVSVDESLVHKLEQSWGRRGSGAAQGINFYTPTFKVFQTSELKDCGKSAWPAISITGGDCKLQCDHCKAKILEPMLPARTPEDLWRVVNEIIEDGAQGMLLTGGSNHQNQVEYDRYYGTIRRIKDEFPDFKIAMHTALVDADIALSMEQAGIDAAMMDVIGSQDTITQVYHLRRSVDDFEQTLEHLVATNMKVVPHIVIGLHYGRLLGEWNALDMINRHLPDAVVLVVVMPFYAPESRPFVTPDAHAVGRFFMDARQALPETPLLLGCARPPGMTKLQIDTYAVMAGLNGIAHPSDGTVELAARLDRQVKVTPACCSIAVGDEVMALEGVDSGLDIDLEAIITQERDRRRMSKLASSGLNGIRIVTEQSAGAETAGCCST
- a CDS encoding glycine cleavage system protein H → MGAVRGCNIPEDLMYNVDSNVWVRQESDGTATIGLTSYACSLAGQIVSYTPKKVGKDVKKDKSCATVESGKWVGPAKAPVAGEVTAINEAVSAQPGLINDDPYGEGWLVKIKPADWAGDSADLKAGADAMAAFEAKMEGDGFGGC
- a CDS encoding DsrE family protein, with amino-acid sequence MAEDQDHYLDNDEKTIVIVMTSGPSTPQRCATPFYLGAIMASMDVEVHIFFTMEGVRLMQCGIAESFAAMEGGKKIIDFIRDAKRAGVVLHVCQPALPGYKLDEDSDLIEEVDHVSRASVLADLVLRCDNVITF
- a CDS encoding glycine cleavage system protein H, yielding MECNGCEFHSELHYDSEYQIWLRREHDDSLTVGMTDISQTIAGKILHVRVRRPGTVRDPGKPVATIESGKWAGPIPNFIHCVILEGNIEVLENPVLLNSDPYNAWIARVEASAGAEAALEMFLTGDEAHEGYCRRARDEDIHCQRKVR
- a CDS encoding CoB--CoM heterodisulfide reductase iron-sulfur subunit B family protein: MGKVAYYPGCALEGSGGPYDKSTRALVKALGLEMENLKDYNCCGAMEVKNIHPMLQTYLSARNMAIASEQMGLDAVMAPCNGCYHNLKKAEYETATSEKAMQTVQDLARKSDDPVYKGDVRTLHLLEWLMEELGTEGIKQRISKSLNGIKIANYYGCMYVRPRQIFPEKDQGAGSESSYKPHFMDDLLGAAGAVNVDFPLKTACCGGAHTLSDSDTSTQLVLNIIQAAEDAGAEVIATECPTCHSGLEMHQIRAETEFGIKTNVKVLYFTQLLGLALGLSPRKLGIHENISDSIGYLKEKGVI
- a CDS encoding 4Fe-4S dicluster domain-containing protein; this encodes MAIHEKSLIEPERILSEEKLVVDGVDVSGSWNTMITPRYLRDYDDDFEAVIQKYAGGENVHRCWQCGSCTNSCTMYAQNVQFNPRYWIYLTRLGLKDEILKDKDIIWQCVSCNKCTNICPKDVRPEGVMKALAHWMEEQAITEKSPSTHFDEIFWEEIYHTGRIEDASVMMGFFKKMNQPLMQEWLVVFGKRMMKYLPVAQMVKMGLNFVVKPRTKSWGRTGEVLKAYVQEQKEAAHG